A genomic region of Ensifer adhaerens contains the following coding sequences:
- a CDS encoding 5-guanidino-2-oxopentanoate decarboxylase: MTMEKTVGEVLVDLLEANGVEVVFGIPGVHTVELYRGLAASKIRHVTPRHEQGAGFMADGYARVSGKPGVALVITGPGLTNTITAMAQARQDSIPMLVISGVNRRDSLGHGRGLLHELPDQHGMMKTLALYSHTLLNPDDLPFVVDRAFSVLVSGRPGPVHIEIPTDVMAAKIAPQAARPATATRPRSDSETLQRAAILCADASRPVIICGGGALTAEAEVKELAEKIGAPVVTTVNARGMLAGNPLRVPASPSLKAVRSLLKEADLVLALGTEMGQTDYDMYADGGFPALRNLIRTDIDAAQLARGPHAALSILSGAKAATAGILAFLPGHTAKDGVGRAETARRAAQKELTPKMRAEIAIIDTLYRTLPDCTVVGDSTQAVYAGNLYCDAPRQRSWFNSATGYGSLGYAPPAAVGAAVADPSRPVVCLVGDGGFQFSLAEIGSAVDAGAKVIFLVWNNDGYQEIESYMVDAGVTPEGVKPSAPDFLMAAKAYGVEGQRLTSIADLAQALAVAAGRKGPSLIEIHERRTVGLSA; encoded by the coding sequence ATGACTATGGAAAAGACGGTTGGAGAAGTCCTCGTCGATCTGCTCGAGGCCAATGGCGTCGAGGTCGTTTTCGGCATTCCCGGCGTGCACACGGTCGAACTCTATCGCGGACTGGCGGCATCGAAAATTCGCCATGTGACCCCGCGCCATGAACAGGGCGCGGGCTTCATGGCCGATGGCTATGCCCGCGTCAGCGGCAAGCCGGGCGTCGCGCTCGTCATCACCGGACCGGGACTGACGAACACGATCACGGCAATGGCGCAGGCCCGGCAGGATTCGATCCCGATGCTGGTGATCTCCGGCGTCAATCGCCGCGATTCGCTCGGTCATGGTCGCGGATTGCTGCACGAGCTTCCCGACCAGCACGGCATGATGAAGACGCTGGCGCTCTATTCGCACACCCTGCTCAATCCGGATGACCTGCCGTTCGTCGTCGACCGGGCGTTCTCGGTGCTCGTCTCCGGCCGACCGGGCCCGGTGCATATCGAAATCCCGACTGACGTGATGGCGGCGAAGATCGCGCCGCAGGCAGCACGGCCCGCGACCGCCACGCGCCCGCGCTCCGACAGTGAGACGCTGCAGCGCGCTGCCATCCTCTGCGCCGACGCCTCGCGACCGGTGATCATCTGCGGCGGCGGCGCCTTGACGGCGGAGGCCGAGGTGAAGGAGCTTGCCGAGAAGATCGGCGCCCCCGTCGTCACGACCGTCAATGCCCGCGGCATGCTCGCCGGCAATCCCTTGCGCGTTCCGGCAAGCCCCAGCCTGAAGGCGGTACGGTCACTCCTGAAGGAGGCCGACCTCGTCCTGGCGCTCGGCACCGAGATGGGTCAGACGGACTACGACATGTATGCCGATGGCGGCTTCCCGGCCTTGCGCAACCTCATCCGCACTGACATCGACGCCGCCCAGCTTGCGCGCGGACCGCATGCGGCGCTCTCCATTCTCTCCGGCGCCAAGGCGGCAACCGCAGGCATCCTCGCCTTCCTGCCCGGCCACACCGCGAAGGACGGCGTGGGGCGTGCCGAAACCGCGAGACGGGCAGCGCAGAAGGAACTGACGCCGAAGATGCGGGCCGAGATCGCCATCATCGACACGCTCTACAGGACGTTGCCGGATTGCACCGTTGTCGGTGACTCGACCCAGGCCGTCTATGCCGGCAACCTCTATTGCGATGCGCCGCGCCAGCGCAGCTGGTTCAATTCCGCGACCGGCTACGGCTCGCTCGGTTACGCCCCGCCGGCGGCGGTGGGCGCTGCGGTCGCCGATCCGTCGCGGCCAGTGGTTTGCCTCGTCGGCGATGGCGGCTTCCAGTTCTCGCTGGCCGAAATCGGATCCGCGGTCGATGCCGGAGCGAAGGTGATCTTCCTCGTCTGGAACAACGACGGCTACCAGGAAATCGAGTCCTACATGGTCGACGCCGGCGTCACCCCGGAAGGGGTCAAGCCTTCGGCGCCGGACTTCTTGATGGCGGCCAAGGCCTATGGGGTAGAAGGGCAGCGGCTCACCTCGATTGCCGATCTGGCGCAGGCGCTTGCCGTGGCCGCAGGGCGCAAGGGGCCGTCGCTCATCGAGATCCACGAGAGGCGGACGGTGGGCCTTTCGGCCTGA
- a CDS encoding transporter substrate-binding domain-containing protein, producing MKKALKVLAVAAAIAVSGGVAASAEALKVGVAAEPYPPFTAPDASGKWEGWEVEFMNAMCAEAKLECVLTPVAWDGIIPALTSKKIDMIISSMSITDERLKTIDFSDKYYNTPTGIIGTKGVDIKPTPEGLNGKTLGVQVSTVHQAYAAKHFASAGVEVKEYQTQDEANNDLAAGRLDAVQADAIALKTFLATDQGKECCDYKGDVAEDVAVIGPGVGVGLRKGETELKDKVNAAIKAIRDNGTYDTFSKKYFDFDIYGK from the coding sequence ATGAAGAAGGCATTGAAAGTCCTGGCCGTTGCGGCGGCAATCGCCGTCAGCGGCGGCGTGGCCGCCTCGGCGGAAGCGCTTAAGGTCGGCGTCGCCGCCGAACCCTATCCGCCGTTCACCGCACCCGATGCCAGCGGCAAGTGGGAAGGCTGGGAAGTCGAGTTCATGAACGCGATGTGCGCCGAGGCAAAACTCGAATGCGTGCTGACGCCTGTCGCCTGGGACGGCATCATCCCGGCGCTGACCTCGAAGAAGATCGACATGATCATCAGCTCGATGTCGATCACCGACGAGCGGCTGAAGACGATCGATTTCTCGGACAAGTACTACAACACCCCGACGGGCATCATCGGCACCAAGGGCGTCGACATCAAGCCGACGCCGGAAGGCCTGAACGGCAAGACGCTGGGCGTCCAGGTCTCGACGGTCCATCAGGCCTATGCCGCCAAGCACTTCGCATCAGCAGGCGTCGAGGTCAAGGAATACCAGACGCAGGACGAGGCCAACAACGACCTCGCCGCCGGTCGCCTCGATGCGGTCCAGGCGGATGCGATCGCGCTCAAGACCTTCCTCGCGACCGACCAGGGCAAGGAATGCTGCGATTACAAGGGTGATGTCGCCGAAGACGTCGCCGTGATCGGCCCGGGTGTCGGCGTCGGCCTGCGCAAGGGCGAAACCGAACTCAAGGACAAGGTCAACGCCGCCATCAAGGCGATCCGTGACAACGGCACATACGACACGTTCTCGAAGAAGTACTTCGACTTCGACATCTACGGCAAGTAA
- a CDS encoding pyridoxal phosphate-dependent aminotransferase, protein MRYASITERLADLGSGKWSLHIRARQLKASGADIIELTIGEPDLPPDRALLDECQRAMNAGRYRYSNGRGEPAVVAALAQKYSRRRADVTAANVLCFPGTQTALFAVMLGLVEAGDAVLVGDPLYATYEGVIRSTGAHPVLVPLKPEFGFHMQAEDLEKAITPESRVLLLNTPHNPTGAVLTAAEIAAIGEVARRHDLWIVCDEVYEELVFDAVFASPFDNPDLAERTIVVSSISKSHAAPGFRSGWAVGPVEFVDRLLPVSETMLFGTQPFIADMTAYALTHDIDTARRMREAYKSRAAQIVSGLAAAPGIDVFAPEAGMFILIDVSGTGLDGDAFAWALLEEEGVAVMPGSSFGDQAQNYLRVSLTVPDSAIDEACRRITALAERASLRKERRA, encoded by the coding sequence ATGCGCTACGCGTCCATCACCGAACGTCTTGCCGATCTTGGTTCGGGAAAATGGTCGCTGCATATTCGTGCCCGCCAACTGAAGGCGAGCGGCGCCGACATCATCGAATTGACGATCGGCGAGCCGGATCTCCCTCCGGATCGCGCGCTTCTCGACGAATGCCAGCGCGCGATGAATGCGGGGCGCTATCGTTATTCCAACGGTCGCGGCGAACCCGCGGTCGTGGCCGCGCTCGCGCAGAAATACAGCCGACGCCGTGCCGACGTTACCGCGGCGAACGTCCTGTGCTTTCCGGGCACCCAGACAGCGCTCTTTGCCGTGATGCTGGGCCTGGTGGAAGCCGGCGATGCGGTGCTCGTCGGCGACCCGCTCTATGCGACCTATGAAGGCGTGATCCGCTCCACCGGCGCCCATCCGGTGCTGGTGCCGCTGAAGCCGGAATTCGGCTTCCACATGCAGGCCGAAGATCTCGAAAAGGCGATCACGCCTGAGAGCCGGGTGCTGCTGCTCAATACGCCGCACAATCCGACCGGTGCCGTGCTGACGGCCGCTGAAATTGCCGCGATCGGCGAAGTCGCCCGCCGCCACGATCTCTGGATCGTCTGCGACGAGGTCTATGAGGAGCTGGTCTTCGACGCGGTGTTTGCCTCGCCCTTCGACAATCCGGATCTCGCCGAGCGCACCATCGTCGTCTCGTCCATTTCCAAATCTCATGCGGCGCCCGGTTTCCGCAGCGGCTGGGCGGTGGGCCCGGTCGAGTTTGTCGACCGGCTGCTGCCGGTCTCGGAGACGATGCTCTTCGGCACCCAGCCCTTCATCGCCGACATGACGGCTTACGCCCTGACGCATGACATCGACACAGCCCGCCGGATGCGTGAAGCGTACAAGTCCCGCGCCGCGCAGATCGTCTCCGGCCTCGCCGCCGCACCCGGCATCGACGTCTTTGCGCCGGAAGCCGGCATGTTCATTTTGATCGACGTTTCCGGAACCGGCCTCGATGGCGACGCGTTTGCCTGGGCACTGCTCGAAGAAGAGGGGGTTGCCGTCATGCCCGGATCATCCTTTGGCGATCAGGCGCAGAATTATCTGCGCGTCAGCCTGACCGTGCCCGATAGCGCCATCGACGAGGCCTGCCGGCGCATCACCGCGCTCGCCGAACGGGCCAGCCTGCGTAAGGAGCGCCGCGCATGA
- the secD gene encoding protein translocase subunit SecD: MRTSKWAILVYVVVIIFGCIAALPNVLTPTQREQFGRWLPVKPVTLGLDLKGGSHLVLEVDAAGLRKARLETLLDDTRRALRAERVPASSARIAGDTVTVKIEDAADRDKVLPKLKELAAPVGTLGFGGSASDIEVTEDGDTITVAMTEAGLNDRTTKAVEQSLEIIRQRVDTVGVAEPLIQRVGSNRILVQLPGLEDPTALRQLLGSTAQMSFHMVDQTVDPNQPAPRGVDILPGAHDTNKYAVESRVAISGERLADAKAGFDQRSNEPIVSFNFDALGARQFAEITQANVGRPFAIVLDGKVLTAPVIREPIIGGSGQISGNFTAQEATVLSALLRSGALPAPLTVIEERSVGPNLGSDSIRMGIYTGLAGFALVVTLMVVLYGAWGMIANVGLVLHTILTIAVLAMLGSTLTLPGIAGIILGIGMAVDANILINARIREETEGGAGAMKALDIGFNKAYATIIDSNVTTLSGTILLFAFGSGPVKGFAITMMLGIIISMFTSITVVRLMMREVVVRRKMKKLEIPSLFGRVPRLPTFSFMKGRYIAIGMSAFLSVSSVVLFFTPGLNYGIDFVGGIQVETTSKNTLDLPNLRHNLEALNIGEVALQEFGQDKSVLIRVQRQPGGEQEQTTALNRIKDAVVQTIPDATFERTEVVGPTVSAELARSGFLAVGLAMVAILLYIWFRFEWHFAVGAIAVLLLDITKTIGFFALTGIDFNLTAIAALLTMIGYSVNDKVVVYDRMRENLRKYKSMPFSDLIDMSINQVIARCIFTSMATALSLVPMAMWGGDAVKSFAWPMIFGVIVATTSSIYIGGPILLFLNRWWKDREASRSTTTQAGTPAA; encoded by the coding sequence ATGCGTACATCGAAATGGGCGATTCTCGTCTATGTCGTCGTGATCATCTTCGGATGTATCGCGGCGCTTCCCAACGTGCTGACACCAACGCAGCGTGAACAGTTCGGCCGCTGGCTGCCGGTCAAGCCGGTGACGCTCGGCCTCGACCTCAAGGGCGGTTCGCACCTCGTCCTCGAAGTCGATGCCGCCGGCCTGCGCAAGGCCCGCCTCGAAACCCTGCTCGACGATACGCGCAGAGCGCTTCGTGCCGAGCGCGTTCCGGCGTCGTCGGCCCGCATCGCCGGCGATACCGTGACGGTCAAGATCGAGGACGCGGCCGACCGCGACAAGGTCCTGCCGAAGCTTAAGGAACTGGCGGCTCCGGTTGGCACGCTCGGCTTCGGCGGCTCGGCTTCCGATATCGAGGTGACCGAGGACGGCGACACCATCACGGTCGCGATGACCGAAGCCGGCCTGAACGACCGAACGACCAAAGCAGTCGAGCAGAGCCTGGAAATCATCCGTCAGCGCGTCGACACGGTCGGCGTCGCCGAACCCTTGATCCAGCGCGTCGGTTCCAACCGCATTCTCGTCCAGCTCCCGGGTCTTGAAGACCCGACGGCGCTGCGCCAGCTTCTCGGCTCCACCGCACAGATGAGCTTCCACATGGTCGACCAGACCGTGGATCCCAATCAGCCGGCGCCGCGTGGCGTCGACATCCTGCCGGGTGCACACGACACCAACAAATACGCCGTCGAAAGCCGCGTCGCCATCTCGGGCGAGCGCCTGGCAGATGCCAAGGCCGGTTTCGATCAGCGTAGCAACGAGCCGATCGTCTCCTTCAACTTCGACGCACTCGGTGCCCGTCAGTTTGCTGAAATCACCCAGGCCAATGTCGGCCGGCCCTTCGCGATCGTGCTTGATGGCAAGGTTCTGACCGCGCCGGTCATCCGCGAGCCGATCATCGGGGGCAGCGGCCAGATCAGCGGCAACTTCACCGCCCAGGAAGCGACCGTCCTTTCGGCGCTGCTGCGCTCCGGCGCCCTGCCGGCACCGCTGACCGTCATCGAAGAGCGCTCGGTCGGCCCGAACCTCGGCTCAGACTCGATCCGCATGGGCATCTACACCGGCCTTGCCGGCTTTGCCCTCGTCGTCACCCTCATGGTCGTGCTTTACGGCGCCTGGGGCATGATCGCCAACGTCGGTCTGGTCCTGCACACGATCCTGACGATCGCCGTCCTGGCGATGCTCGGCTCCACGCTGACCTTGCCCGGTATCGCCGGTATCATTCTCGGCATCGGCATGGCGGTGGACGCCAACATCCTGATCAACGCACGTATCCGCGAAGAGACGGAAGGCGGAGCGGGCGCGATGAAAGCGCTCGATATCGGCTTCAACAAAGCCTACGCGACCATCATCGATAGCAACGTGACGACGCTCTCGGGCACCATCCTGCTGTTCGCCTTCGGCTCCGGCCCGGTGAAGGGCTTCGCCATCACCATGATGCTCGGCATCATCATCTCGATGTTCACCTCGATCACCGTCGTGCGCCTGATGATGCGTGAGGTCGTCGTTCGCCGTAAGATGAAGAAGCTGGAAATCCCGTCGCTCTTCGGCCGGGTTCCGCGTCTGCCGACCTTCTCCTTCATGAAGGGTCGCTACATCGCCATCGGTATGTCGGCCTTCCTGTCGGTAAGCTCGGTGGTCCTGTTCTTCACGCCTGGCCTCAACTACGGCATCGACTTCGTCGGTGGTATTCAGGTGGAAACTACGTCGAAGAACACGCTCGACCTTCCGAACCTGCGCCACAATCTCGAGGCGCTCAACATCGGCGAAGTGGCACTGCAGGAGTTCGGCCAGGACAAATCGGTCCTGATCCGTGTCCAGCGTCAGCCGGGCGGCGAGCAGGAACAGACCACTGCATTGAACCGCATCAAGGACGCGGTGGTGCAGACGATCCCTGACGCGACCTTCGAGCGTACCGAGGTCGTCGGTCCGACCGTCAGCGCCGAGCTTGCCCGCTCGGGCTTCCTCGCGGTCGGCCTCGCCATGGTGGCGATCCTGCTCTACATCTGGTTCCGCTTCGAATGGCACTTCGCCGTCGGCGCGATAGCGGTTCTGCTGCTCGACATCACCAAGACGATCGGCTTCTTCGCGCTGACCGGTATCGACTTCAACCTGACGGCCATCGCGGCCCTGCTGACGATGATCGGTTACTCGGTCAACGACAAGGTCGTGGTCTATGACCGCATGCGCGAGAACCTGCGCAAGTATAAGTCGATGCCGTTCTCCGACCTGATCGACATGAGCATCAACCAGGTGATCGCGCGATGCATCTTCACCTCGATGGCAACGGCACTGTCTCTGGTGCCGATGGCGATGTGGGGCGGTGACGCGGTCAAGAGCTTCGCCTGGCCGATGATCTTCGGCGTGATCGTCGCGACGACTTCGTCGATCTATATCGGCGGCCCGATCCTGCTGTTCCTGAACCGTTGGTGGAAGGATCGCGAAGCGTCTCGCTCGACCACGACCCAGGCGGGCACGCCGGCGGCATGA
- a CDS encoding TetR/AcrR family transcriptional regulator yields MNRRSFHRAPEGERRQELIEATLDCISEFGLKGATVRQIAIRAGVTAGLVRHYFESKDQMVAEAYRAVIASLTDKASKVEGDPETRLRDFIAINLTEPVADSRSISLWAAFISQVRVDPVLAEIHREGYLAFRNTLQELLADFLAAKGKPADPESCRAFAIAINGLVDGLWIEGCLAGDLFREGELIAIAMSSAEALLGTSIGTAKQ; encoded by the coding sequence ATGAACAGGCGCAGTTTTCACCGTGCCCCGGAAGGCGAGCGCCGCCAGGAACTGATCGAGGCGACGCTCGACTGCATCTCCGAATTCGGGCTCAAGGGCGCGACGGTAAGGCAGATCGCGATTCGCGCCGGAGTGACCGCGGGGCTGGTGCGCCACTACTTCGAATCGAAGGACCAGATGGTCGCCGAGGCCTATCGCGCCGTGATCGCATCCTTGACCGACAAGGCGAGCAAGGTGGAGGGCGATCCGGAAACACGGCTTCGGGATTTCATCGCCATCAACCTCACCGAGCCGGTGGCCGACAGCCGCAGCATTTCGCTCTGGGCGGCGTTCATCAGCCAGGTGCGGGTCGATCCGGTACTCGCCGAGATCCATCGCGAAGGTTATCTCGCATTCCGCAATACGCTGCAGGAACTGCTTGCGGACTTTCTTGCCGCCAAGGGGAAGCCGGCGGATCCGGAAAGCTGCCGGGCCTTCGCCATCGCCATCAACGGGCTGGTCGACGGCCTCTGGATCGAGGGATGCCTGGCTGGCGATCTCTTTCGCGAGGGCGAACTGATCGCCATCGCCATGTCCTCGGCCGAAGCGCTGCTCGGCACGTCGATCGGAACTGCAAAACAATGA
- a CDS encoding ABC transporter ATP-binding protein — protein MTDTAQAIAVTDLHKRFGPLEVLKGVSLTAKQGDVIAIIGGSGSGKSTFLRCINLLELPSAGSVSVHGEKIKMKSDGRGGLVPEDRKQVQRIRSQLGMVFQSFNLWQHMTILENVIEAPIHVLGKPRAEAVATAETLLRRVGLYEKRDAYPAFLSGGQQQRAAIARALAIQPLVMLFDEPTSALDPELVGEVLSVIGDLAREKRTMILVTHEMKFARDVANHIVFLHNGVIEEQGPPEAIFGAPRSERLKKFISSIH, from the coding sequence ATGACGGATACGGCCCAGGCAATCGCGGTCACTGACCTGCACAAGCGTTTCGGGCCATTGGAAGTGCTGAAGGGGGTTTCGCTGACGGCGAAACAGGGTGACGTGATCGCCATCATCGGCGGCAGCGGCTCCGGCAAATCGACCTTTCTGCGCTGCATCAACCTCCTGGAACTTCCGTCAGCCGGCAGCGTCAGCGTGCACGGCGAAAAGATCAAGATGAAATCCGACGGCCGCGGCGGCCTGGTGCCGGAGGACCGCAAACAGGTCCAGCGCATCCGCAGCCAGCTCGGCATGGTCTTCCAGAGTTTCAACCTCTGGCAGCACATGACAATCCTTGAAAACGTCATCGAGGCCCCGATCCACGTGCTCGGCAAGCCCAGGGCAGAAGCGGTTGCAACCGCCGAAACGCTGCTCCGGCGTGTCGGCCTTTACGAAAAGAGAGACGCCTACCCGGCCTTTCTTTCCGGCGGCCAGCAGCAGCGCGCGGCGATCGCCCGGGCGCTTGCGATCCAGCCGCTCGTCATGCTCTTCGACGAGCCGACGTCGGCACTCGATCCCGAGCTTGTCGGCGAAGTGCTATCGGTCATTGGAGACCTCGCGCGCGAGAAGCGCACGATGATCCTGGTGACGCACGAGATGAAGTTCGCGCGCGACGTCGCCAACCACATCGTCTTTCTCCACAACGGCGTGATCGAGGAACAGGGCCCGCCAGAGGCCATTTTCGGCGCACCGAGATCGGAAAGGCTCAAGAAGTTCATCAGTTCCATTCACTGA
- a CDS encoding RrF2 family transcriptional regulator, translating into MLTKKGKYGLKALVDLARLEPGETAFITEIAQRNNIPKKFLDTILLELRNAGMLRSKKGPGGGYSLSRPAAEIRIGHVIRTLDGPLAPIRCASRTAYEVCEDCNDPETCQVRVSMTTVRDAVAAILDSMTLEEFAADKSMPLETLEEKRAG; encoded by the coding sequence ATGCTGACGAAGAAGGGAAAATACGGACTGAAGGCTTTGGTCGATCTTGCACGGCTGGAGCCGGGGGAGACCGCCTTCATTACCGAAATCGCACAGCGCAACAATATCCCGAAGAAATTCCTGGATACGATCCTGCTCGAACTGCGCAACGCCGGCATGCTGCGCTCCAAGAAGGGGCCGGGTGGCGGTTACTCGCTGTCGCGGCCGGCGGCCGAAATCCGCATCGGTCATGTGATCCGCACGCTGGATGGCCCGCTTGCACCGATCCGCTGTGCCAGCCGCACGGCCTATGAGGTCTGTGAGGACTGCAACGATCCCGAAACCTGTCAGGTGCGGGTATCGATGACGACGGTGCGTGACGCCGTTGCCGCGATCCTCGACTCGATGACGTTAGAGGAATTCGCCGCGGACAAGTCGATGCCGCTCGAAACACTGGAAGAAAAGCGGGCCGGCTGA
- a CDS encoding MFS transporter: MTNINQSVSDGSIDKARIPPFAYVLTICIGVIGSNSLALGPIAPEVARSLAADVPAVMTASAAFGLGTAVSAVFLGRFIDRHGPRRMLAAALLLLAAGLGGSALAPSLAVLVAAQLVVGLAAGIALPSIYTLASVIAPAGRESETIGLVLTGWTLSMVAGVPLSAAIADFAGWRAVYVIVASATLIACAAVKFASVQEAVTGKATSPLAALSVPGVAPLLIACAAFMAAFYGVYAYIGEHLHVALGLPVSANGLIAVSYGFGFGAAAFLDRLIDRFSAGGLLPLIFLVVGGVYVAMAVASGSYTAMLAVVFLWGLANHFGLNVLIMRLTGLDPGKRGAVMGLNSGVTYLALFVGTIGFGAAYARVAFFMLPLVAAGLMLLAAFVVATARR; the protein is encoded by the coding sequence ATGACGAACATCAATCAATCAGTTTCCGATGGCTCGATCGACAAGGCGCGTATCCCGCCCTTTGCCTACGTGCTCACCATCTGCATCGGCGTCATCGGCTCCAATTCGCTTGCGCTCGGACCGATCGCGCCGGAAGTGGCGCGAAGCCTTGCGGCCGACGTTCCAGCCGTCATGACGGCTTCCGCCGCCTTCGGTCTGGGCACGGCGGTCAGCGCCGTCTTTCTTGGCCGCTTCATCGATCGTCATGGCCCGCGTCGCATGTTGGCTGCTGCCCTCCTACTTCTGGCTGCAGGATTGGGCGGCAGTGCGCTCGCGCCATCGCTTGCGGTCCTCGTCGCTGCCCAGCTCGTCGTCGGTCTTGCTGCCGGCATTGCACTTCCCTCGATCTATACGCTGGCCTCGGTCATTGCGCCGGCCGGACGGGAGAGCGAGACGATTGGCCTTGTGCTGACAGGCTGGACTCTCAGCATGGTGGCGGGCGTGCCGTTATCGGCCGCGATCGCTGACTTTGCGGGCTGGCGCGCCGTTTATGTCATCGTCGCATCGGCAACATTGATCGCTTGCGCCGCCGTCAAGTTCGCATCAGTGCAGGAAGCTGTCACCGGCAAGGCGACATCGCCGCTGGCGGCATTGAGCGTTCCCGGCGTTGCGCCGCTTCTGATCGCCTGTGCTGCCTTCATGGCCGCCTTCTATGGCGTTTACGCCTATATCGGCGAGCACTTGCATGTTGCACTTGGCCTGCCGGTCAGCGCCAATGGTCTCATCGCGGTTTCCTATGGGTTCGGTTTCGGGGCCGCCGCCTTTCTCGACCGCCTCATTGATCGTTTCAGCGCGGGCGGATTGTTACCATTGATCTTTCTGGTGGTCGGAGGTGTCTATGTGGCCATGGCGGTGGCAAGCGGCTCCTATACGGCCATGTTGGCCGTCGTCTTCCTCTGGGGGCTTGCCAACCATTTTGGGCTGAATGTGCTGATCATGCGCCTCACAGGCCTCGATCCCGGCAAGCGCGGCGCGGTCATGGGGCTGAACAGCGGCGTCACCTATCTCGCGCTCTTTGTCGGCACGATCGGGTTCGGCGCGGCCTATGCTCGGGTCGCTTTCTTCATGCTGCCTTTGGTAGCGGCGGGCCTGATGCTGCTCGCAGCTTTTGTCGTCGCGACGGCGCGGCGTTAG
- a CDS encoding KpsF/GutQ family sugar-phosphate isomerase: MGLRQASAHERTAVAALESIGRTLTTAMVGIKALADHLGSDEAFARNIVDAVELIGESQGRVVVSGVGKSGHIGRKIAATLASTGTSAYFVHPTEASHGDLGMVTSQDVLILLSWSGETAELANMLTYAKRFNVPIVSICANRDSVLARNSEVPIVLPKVQEACPHGLAPTTSAMLQLAVGDALAIALLERRGFSAEDFKTFHPGGKLGAQLRLVRELAHEGAQMPLLETGRPMSEALIEMSSKGFGVVGIVENSGKLVGVITDGDLRRHMSGDLLLQPVEAVMSRNPRVIRGDVLASGAMEFMQQHKVTVLFVVDDGGAPVSILHIHDLLRAGVV; the protein is encoded by the coding sequence ATGGGTTTGAGACAAGCATCGGCGCATGAGCGCACCGCGGTTGCGGCTTTGGAGTCGATCGGTCGGACGCTGACGACTGCAATGGTCGGCATCAAGGCGCTGGCAGATCACCTTGGCTCCGACGAGGCCTTCGCCCGCAACATTGTCGATGCCGTCGAACTGATCGGCGAAAGCCAGGGGCGTGTCGTCGTCTCCGGCGTCGGCAAGAGTGGCCATATCGGTCGCAAGATCGCCGCGACCCTGGCATCGACCGGCACCTCCGCCTATTTCGTGCATCCGACCGAAGCGAGCCATGGCGACCTTGGCATGGTCACTTCCCAGGATGTGCTGATCCTGCTTTCCTGGTCGGGAGAGACGGCCGAACTCGCCAACATGCTCACCTATGCCAAGCGCTTCAATGTGCCGATCGTCTCGATCTGTGCCAACCGCGACAGCGTGCTGGCGCGCAACTCCGAAGTGCCGATCGTCCTGCCCAAGGTGCAGGAGGCCTGCCCGCACGGCCTCGCGCCGACGACGTCCGCCATGCTGCAGCTCGCCGTTGGCGACGCGCTGGCGATCGCACTTCTGGAACGCCGCGGATTTTCGGCCGAGGACTTCAAGACATTCCACCCGGGCGGTAAGCTCGGTGCGCAATTGCGGCTGGTCCGCGAACTGGCGCACGAGGGTGCCCAGATGCCGCTGCTGGAAACGGGACGGCCGATGAGCGAAGCGCTTATCGAAATGTCGTCGAAGGGTTTCGGCGTCGTCGGCATCGTCGAGAACAGTGGCAAGCTTGTCGGCGTGATCACCGATGGCGACCTGCGTCGCCACATGTCGGGTGATCTGCTCCTGCAGCCGGTCGAGGCGGTGATGTCACGCAATCCGCGCGTGATCCGCGGTGACGTGCTCGCCAGCGGCGCCATGGAGTTCATGCAGCAGCACAAGGTGACGGTGCTGTTCGTCGTCGACGATGGGGGAGCACCGGTCAGCATCCTGCATATTCACGACCTGCTGCGCGCCGGCGTCGTCTGA
- a CDS encoding Lrp/AsnC family transcriptional regulator yields MNQNTDDIRRKRTPERELDAMDRKLLGVLVEDATTSYAELGERVGLSPPAAHERVKRLRRSGAIRSVSARIDPEAIGKTLLAFVHVDTTGWGKTQALLAIEECPEVEEIHSVAGDTCMLLKVRTESTHALEGLLARLYDTPGVKATRSYVVLSTYLERPVQPGTTSDWPAVVKG; encoded by the coding sequence ATGAATCAAAATACAGATGACATTCGGCGGAAGCGCACGCCAGAGCGCGAGCTTGATGCGATGGACCGAAAACTATTAGGCGTGCTGGTGGAGGACGCGACCACCAGCTATGCCGAACTCGGCGAACGGGTCGGACTTTCGCCGCCGGCGGCGCATGAACGTGTGAAGCGGTTGAGGCGATCGGGAGCGATCAGAAGTGTGTCGGCGCGGATCGATCCGGAGGCCATCGGAAAGACGTTGCTCGCCTTCGTCCATGTCGACACGACCGGCTGGGGCAAGACACAGGCGCTGCTTGCCATCGAGGAATGCCCGGAGGTGGAGGAAATCCACTCGGTCGCCGGCGATACCTGCATGCTTCTCAAGGTGCGCACCGAAAGCACGCATGCGCTCGAGGGGCTGCTGGCGCGTCTCTACGACACGCCGGGCGTCAAGGCGACGCGGAGCTATGTGGTGCTTTCCACCTATCTGGAACGGCCGGTGCAGCCGGGCACGACGAGCGATTGGCCCGCCGTGGTCAAGGGCTAG